From the genome of Sphingobacterium kitahiroshimense, one region includes:
- a CDS encoding beta-carotene 15,15'-monooxygenase, with amino-acid sequence MEIAISTKKWSSAESFSIRLLFIFFIILTLPYDVHLYHALRHFSFESAYQLATFRTSFIAESDYVGNHFEGLYNWLIALIIAFFGAVIWTKKRKSQEHELYYWLRVLLRYRLAFAIIASGIVKLVPVQFPAPTLSDYNTEYGDFLLWKIYYLSTAITKAGYVPGIGVLEITAGVLLVFRKTVAVGAGVLIALLANIVIVNFVYELGEQVYSLFLLLIAITLFSYDLPRFFNAVFRQVKTQPEIVNPLVSQPLKKLRVLFKGGFLLFFILFGFLTYSSWKSSNYPYPKESGIAHIRGLYNVDKFVLNSDTLAYSLTDSSRWQNVVFESWNTFSIKRKSDIKADLHKPRIIWQADSLRNFENIGNGGREFYRYTFAQTPDGRYQVRAINKRNAIQSFQFELQKSGENVLLLSGKNEQGESLQVKLRKVNKEYLLDKGRRKPISIY; translated from the coding sequence ATGGAAATAGCTATTTCAACTAAAAAATGGAGTTCAGCTGAGAGTTTCTCCATCCGGCTTTTATTTATCTTTTTTATTATTTTGACACTCCCATATGATGTTCATTTGTATCACGCTCTTCGGCACTTCAGCTTTGAATCTGCATATCAGCTAGCGACTTTCAGAACATCGTTTATAGCTGAAAGCGATTATGTGGGGAATCATTTTGAGGGATTGTACAATTGGCTCATAGCTTTAATTATTGCTTTTTTTGGTGCTGTTATATGGACTAAAAAGCGGAAGAGTCAAGAACATGAGCTCTACTATTGGCTTAGGGTACTTTTACGTTATCGTTTGGCTTTTGCCATTATTGCTTCAGGAATAGTTAAGCTGGTACCGGTTCAGTTTCCAGCTCCAACGCTTAGTGATTATAATACCGAATACGGCGATTTTTTATTATGGAAGATTTATTACTTAAGTACTGCAATCACTAAAGCTGGGTATGTTCCGGGCATAGGAGTTTTAGAGATAACTGCGGGTGTACTCTTGGTATTCCGAAAAACAGTAGCAGTAGGGGCAGGTGTGTTAATTGCTCTTTTAGCCAATATTGTCATTGTCAATTTTGTGTATGAATTGGGAGAACAGGTGTATAGTCTATTCCTATTATTAATTGCCATTACCTTATTTTCCTATGATTTACCACGTTTTTTTAATGCAGTATTTCGGCAGGTGAAAACACAGCCAGAGATTGTTAATCCGCTAGTTTCACAGCCTCTCAAAAAACTAAGGGTACTATTCAAAGGTGGGTTTTTACTATTTTTTATACTTTTTGGATTTTTGACCTACAGCTCCTGGAAAAGTAGTAATTACCCATACCCAAAGGAATCTGGAATAGCGCATATCCGAGGTTTATACAACGTGGATAAGTTTGTTCTTAATTCAGATACATTAGCCTACTCCCTGACCGACAGTAGTCGGTGGCAAAATGTGGTGTTTGAATCTTGGAATACTTTTAGTATAAAACGAAAATCAGATATCAAAGCAGATCTTCATAAACCTCGTATTATTTGGCAAGCTGATTCACTTCGCAATTTTGAAAATATCGGAAATGGTGGTCGGGAATTTTACCGTTATACCTTTGCTCAGACTCCAGATGGACGGTATCAGGTCCGTGCAATAAATAAGAGAAATGCAATACAATCATTTCAATTTGAATTGCAAAAGAGTGGTGAAAATGTGTTATTGCTGTCAGGGAAGAATGAACAAGGAGAGTCCCTACAGGTTAAATTGCGCAAGGTTAATAAAGAATACCTCTTAGACAAAGGCCGTAGAAAGCCAATTTCCATTTATTAA
- a CDS encoding rhodanese-like domain-containing protein, whose protein sequence is MYNKLIVLFVLVLIACSGVNAQSYENLTVTKFEKGISGKRHQLVDVRTPKEYALGHLEAASLADWKDSTVFVAQIGVLDKSRPVYIYCRSGNRSSKAASWLIEHGFKKVYNLQDGIIGWEQSGRKIVKADDK, encoded by the coding sequence ATGTACAATAAATTAATCGTTTTATTTGTCTTGGTACTGATAGCATGTTCTGGTGTCAATGCGCAATCGTATGAAAATCTTACCGTGACAAAATTTGAGAAAGGGATCTCTGGAAAGCGGCATCAGCTCGTTGATGTGCGGACTCCAAAAGAATATGCCTTAGGGCATCTTGAAGCAGCGTCCCTGGCCGATTGGAAAGATTCGACAGTATTTGTTGCTCAAATTGGGGTTTTAGATAAATCAAGACCTGTTTACATTTATTGTCGATCTGGCAACCGAAGTAGTAAGGCTGCATCATGGCTTATTGAGCATGGTTTTAAAAAAGTATACAATCTTCAGGATGGGATAATCGGCTGGGAACAGTCAGGAAGAAAAATAGTTAAAGCAGATGATAAATAG